CACTAGAAATTCTAGTACACCAAGAAATACATTTAATACTTATGGATATAATGATGCCAAAGCTAGATGGAATGAAAGCCACAATAAAAATAAGAGAAAGTAAAAACATACCAATAATAATATTATCTGCAAAAAGTGAAGATGTAGATAAAATAATGGGTCTTAACGTAGGGGCAGATGATTATATAACAAAGCCTTTCAACTTATTAGAGCTTATCGCAAGAGTAAAATCAAATCTAAGAAGATATGTAACTCTAGGAAATTATCAAGATCAGCCAGTATCCTGTAAAAAAACATTAAGTAGCGGAGGATTAGAACTAGATTCAGATACTAAAGAAGTCAGAGTAGATGGAGAAAATGTTAAAGTAACTCCTATAGAATATAAA
Above is a genomic segment from Romboutsia lituseburensis containing:
- a CDS encoding response regulator transcription factor — encoded protein: MYNILVVDDDQQIVEAIEIYLKNEGYKVFKAYDGMEALEILVHQEIHLILMDIMMPKLDGMKATIKIRESKNIPIIILSAKSEDVDKIMGLNVGADDYITKPFNLLELIARVKSNLRRYVTLGNYQDQPVSCKKTLSSGGLELDSDTKEVRVDGENVKVTPIEYKILKLLLENKGRVFSIDEIYENVWNEESFKAENTVAVHIRRIREKIEINPKEPKYLKVVWGIGYKIEKL